Genomic DNA from Acidisoma sp. PAMC 29798:
CCCGGTGGTGCGGGCCTTGCAGCAGCAACTCGCGGTTCTTCGCGCAGCCTCGGGCGCCGAAAGCGCGGATGTCTCGGCCGGCGTCAATGCCGATGCGCAGGCCGCGGCCACGCGGCTCAGTATGTTGCGCGGCAGCCTTCTGGCGGCCCAGGCGCAGGGCGCGAAAGAGGCCGATGCGGCGGTTGCGCTGCAGGCGATGCAGCAGGACGCCGATGCCACGCGCCAATTGCTCCAGGCTTTGCTCACGCGCATGGAACAAAGCGCGCAGCAGGAGGCGATCGAAACCCCCGACGCAAGAATCCTGTCCAGCGCCGCGCCGCCCACGACATCGTCCTCCCCTAAACGCGGCTTGCTGCTCGCGGCGGCTGTGCTTCTGGGTCTGGTGGCCGGCGGCGGGCTCGCCTGGCTGCGCGAGGTGACCACCACCACCCTGCGCACGGAACGGGAGGTCGATGACGCGCTGGGCCTGCGCTGTCTGGGCACCATTCCCGGCGTCCGCACGGGGTCGGCCGAGGATGTGCAGCATCGCCTTGCGCGACCCGGCTCCCTGGCCGCGCGCCAGGTCCAGATCCTGCGCGGGCGGTTGCGCTTCGCGGCCGCCGACCCGCGCATCCTTGCCGTGATCTCGACGCGTCCGGGCGAGGGCAAGACCAGCCTGGCCCTCGCCCTGGCGCGCAGTGCGGCGCGCGGCGGGGAGTCCGTTTTGGTGGTGGATTGTGATCGCGTCCGGCCTCATCTCAGCCGCATCCTGATGGCGGCTGACGCGCCTGGCTTGACCGAGCTTTTATCCGGATCGCGCAGCACGCGTGAGGTCATCCGCGCCGATACCGTATCCGGCCTGTCGATCATTCCGGCGGGCGGCACCACCGCACCGACGCAGCGTCTGGCGGCGACGACCCTGCGGCCGATGATTGCGGACTGGCGCCGCGACTATGATCTGATCGTGCTGGACGGCGCACCCCTGCTCGCGGGCGTCGATAGTCTTTCGATCGCCGAACTCGCGGATGCGGTGTTGCTGTGCGTACGCTGGAACCATACGCCGCGCCGGCTGCTGGCCTATGCCCGTCGTTTGTTGACCGATCAACCAGGCAGCGCGCCGCTCGCGGTGGTGCTGACGCGGCTGGGCGCGAGGTCACGGGCCTTGCGTGGCTTCCCCGAGGCGGAGTTTTCCACCCGGCGTTACGCGGCGTATTTCCGCGCATAAAGCATCAGGGGCGCGCGTATGAGCAGGGTCATCGCAGTCGGTCCGCCGATGCCCGCCGCCATCAGAACAACGGCATAGAGCGGAAACCATGGCGCGTTCCACGGCAGGCTTGTCATCAGCAGCCCCTTGGCCAGGCCAATGAAAACGGTGTTGAGCAGGTAGATAGCCAGGGCATAGGGCGTCATCCAGTCTAGTAGCCGGGCGACGTGGCGCGGCGGATGACGCATCGCCGCATGCAGGGCGGGCAGGGCGACCGCACTCACCAGCAACATACGCGATTTTGGTGCAAGCTCCGTGTTCAGAAGAAAGACCAGCAGCAGGCTGCAAAGAAACAGGACGACTAGGGAACGACGGTGCCGATCGATCCAGACGCACCAGTCTGTATCTTGCCGCCCGGCGAAAAGTCCGATCGCGAAGAACAGCGCATTCGCCGCAATCCGGTCGCCGTAGACCAAGGCAGGAACCGGCAGCCAGAACAGCAGCAGGCCGAGGGCAACCAGCAGACAGACGCGGCCACGCCATAGCGTGAGCAACGGCGGCGTCACGATCGCAAAGACGAATAGAACGATCAGATACCAGACCGATTGTGCTGGGCTGCGGTCCGTATGCCAGACCAAATCCGACAATCCGCCGAGTAAGGAGGCCGGGGCGTGATCGACATGCATGATGGGCTGGGCGAGGTATTTTCCGATCAGGATGATCAGGCCAAACAGCGCGGCCGGCAGCAGCAAGCGGTGCGCGCGCCGTCGCAGCAACCGCGCATAGGCCG
This window encodes:
- a CDS encoding GumC family protein, giving the protein MLDSTEGRGPPHLVRPWADGRGDRPHPLPSDVEDFLGVLSRQLWSILLPAILIPALVALALSQVPTLYTATGTVIYDPTGYSADVLRSILKTDPTTDTIVASQAAILGNLSAAHRIATDLNLASVPEFAPRRPVADERLFPNDHSAAVDAAVLRAMSVVPVDASRVFAVSFTAQDPDLAAVAANRIMAIYIADQLSLKTTALRAAYAWMDARAAALRAKALEQNAAIARYRQANGLIEGVQAQIGTEEISGLSADLMRAEEELAGAQARRDAAGSGRLSENVVAMRLATVQAQGALDAARARLGPNHPVVRALQQQLAVLRAASGAESADVSAGVNADAQAAATRLSMLRGSLLAAQAQGAKEADAAVALQAMQQDADATRQLLQALLTRMEQSAQQEAIETPDARILSSAAPPTTSSSPKRGLLLAAAVLLGLVAGGGLAWLREVTTTTLRTEREVDDALGLRCLGTIPGVRTGSAEDVQHRLARPGSLAARQVQILRGRLRFAAADPRILAVISTRPGEGKTSLALALARSAARGGESVLVVDCDRVRPHLSRILMAADAPGLTELLSGSRSTREVIRADTVSGLSIIPAGGTTAPTQRLAATTLRPMIADWRRDYDLIVLDGAPLLAGVDSLSIAELADAVLLCVRWNHTPRRLLAYARRLLTDQPGSAPLAVVLTRLGARSRALRGFPEAEFSTRRYAAYFRA
- a CDS encoding acyltransferase family protein; amino-acid sequence: MGHSSERRLDLDRGKDLAILLVVFGHLVARADPTGLSWYEPIRALIYAFHIPFLFYLSGYAAQLSGGADATGAAYARLLRRRAHRLLLPAALFGLIILIGKYLAQPIMHVDHAPASLLGGLSDLVWHTDRSPAQSVWYLIVLFVFAIVTPPLLTLWRGRVCLLVALGLLLFWLPVPALVYGDRIAANALFFAIGLFAGRQDTDWCVWIDRHRRSLVVLFLCSLLLVFLLNTELAPKSRMLLVSAVALPALHAAMRHPPRHVARLLDWMTPYALAIYLLNTVFIGLAKGLLMTSLPWNAPWFPLYAVVLMAAGIGGPTAMTLLIRAPLMLYARKYAA